Proteins found in one Homalodisca vitripennis isolate AUS2020 chromosome 4, UT_GWSS_2.1, whole genome shotgun sequence genomic segment:
- the LOC124361059 gene encoding protein FAM200A-like, which translates to MYVEKLQLWIRKVSMNPSNYSSFSKVVSVSEEVCFEDVFEGPLLKNLIIDHLKNLKEEFSRYFPNLSEELYKLSTDPFNMDIQLLPEELQEEGIEIKNYSAARYDFDKMDKPSFWLKYLKVYPSVSGKAVRMYLPFSTTYMCEKAFSTLVAIKTKYRNKLDVESDLRCALSETQPRICQLIQNMQAHPSH; encoded by the coding sequence ATGTACGTTGAGAAACTACAACTTTGGATACGTAAAGTGTCAATGAACCCCAGCAACTATTCAAGTTTCAGCAAAGTAGTGTCAGTCTCAGAAGAAGTATGTTTTGAGGACGTTTTTGAAGGACCGCTTTTGAAAAACTTGATAATTGACCATTTGAAGAACCTCAAGGAGGAGTTCAGCAGGTACTTTCCTAACTTGTCAGAGGAGTTGTACAAACTATCAACTGACCCGTTCAACATGGACATACAGTTGCTGCCAGAAGAGTTGCAAGAGGagggaatagaaataaaaaattactctgCTGCAAGATACGATTTTGACAAAATGGACAAGCCCTCATTTTggttaaagtacttaaaagtttACCCCAGTGTTTCAGGGAAAGCTGTTCGGATGTACTTGCCTTTTTCAACAACATACATGTGCGAAAAAGCGTTTTCAACTCTTGTGGCGATCAAAACCAAGTACCGCAACAAACTTGATGTCGAAAGTGACCTACGCTGTGCTTTGTCTGAAACTCAACCCAGGATCTGTCAGCTTATCCAGAACATGCAAGCGCACCCATCtcactaa
- the LOC124361061 gene encoding SCAN domain-containing protein 3-like, with translation MNTAKKRKYIDDYIQYGFVSLLKDNVDHPQCVICYEVLSNDAMRPNRLLRHLSTKHASLKDKPKEFFAAKSKNLKRMKLDSTGSAAQSSLKVLEASYELSLIIAKEKKSHTIGETLVKPCILKAADVVLGTGSRQKLSQIPLSDNTVKRRIDDMAKDIKNQVVDAIKKSPFFAIQLDESTDIAQCSHLLVYVRYIENERMKDELMFSTELLTTTKAVDVMEAVSDFFKKHELSWQKLIGVCTDGAPSMLGSRSGFVQLVKEKNADVVGIHCFIHRQALAAKTLPNELNAVLKLCIKVVNYVKNSALNTRLFKILCEDLGSDHKTLLFHTEVRWLSKGNMLGRLFELRDEVITFLAQQKQNELSAEFKKPWNQVILAYLSDFLTR, from the coding sequence ATGAACACGGCAAAGAAACGCAAGTATATTGACGATTATATTCAATATGGGTTTGTTTCCTTGCTTAAAGATAATGTTGATCACCCTCAGTGCGTTATTTGCTATGAGGTATTAAGCAATGACGCGATGAGGCCTAATCGTCTTCTGAGACATTTGTCAACCAAACATGCCTCTTTAAAGGACAAACCTAAAGAGTTTTTCGCTGCAAAATCTAAGAATTTAAAGCGCATGAAGTTAGATAGCACTGGATCTGCTGCTCAGTCATCTCTAAAAGTGCTTGAAGCTTCATATGAATTATCTCTTATTATTGCTAAGGAAAAGAAAAGTCACACTATTGGTGAAACGCTTGTTAAACCGTGCATTTTAAAAGCAGCCGATGTTGTCCTTGGAACTGGTAGTAGGCAAAAGCTATCACAAATACCACTTTCAGACAACACCGTAAAACGCCGCATTGATGATATGGCCAAGGACATTAAAAACCAGGTGgttgatgcaataaaaaaatcaccgtTTTTTGCTATCCAGCTTGACGAGAGTACAGACATAGCACAATGCTCTCATTTGCTTGTATATGTTCgttacattgaaaatgaaagaatgaaggatGAACTGATGTTTTCTACTGAGCTGTTGACCACTACTAAAGCTGTAGATGTGATGGAAGCAGTATCAGACTTTTTTAAGAAACACGAACTTTCTTGGCAAAAACTTATTGGTGTATGCACAGATGGTGCTCCTTCAATGCTGGGTTCTCGTTCAGGCTTTGTGCAGTTGGTCAAAGAGAAGAATGCTGATGTGGTTGGgattcattgttttattcacCGCCAAGCCTTGGCAGCAAAAACTCTTCCTAACGAACTCAATGCTGTTTTAAAGCTTTGTATTAAAGTAGTCAACTACGTTAAGAACAGTGCATTAAATACTCGACTGTTTAAAATTCTGTGTGAAGATTTAGGAAGTGATCACAAAACGCTGCTATTTCATACAGAAGTACGATGGCTATCAAAAGGCAATATGTTGGGAAGACTATTTGAACTCcgtgatgaagtgataacgtttttGGCACAGCAGAAACAAAACGAGCTTAGTGCAGAGTTCAAAAAACCCTGGAACCAAGTGATTTTGGCCTATTTATCAGACTTTTTGACACGTTAA